The segment GCCTACGGAGATCTGTCCTTTGGTCGGCGTTTCTTCTCTATAAATTAATTTCATGAACGTTGATTTCCCTGCGCCGGACGGTCCGACAATGTAGACGAACTCATTGCGGTCGATTTTGACCGATATTCCCTGCAATGCATGGGTCCCGTTAGCATAGGTCTTCCACACATCCTGCATCTCAATCATTTTCTCACTTCCCGATTCTGACATCTTCCGCCGGGCCACCGGGCCGGGGGAGCTTCCATAAACTGCATGATTATCGCAGGCGTATCTATTGTAACAAATCCATAACCCCTTGAGTACCCGAAAGTTTTACCGAATCCTTACATATACATAAAAACATCAGGTTTCGCCCCATAGAAGGAGAGATTACTTATGAAAAAAATACACGCCGCTCTCATCGCGGGTTTCGGTCTGATGCTGGCCGGTTCGCTGGCTGCCGGAGGACTTCATCTATACGGCACCCAGCCTACCTTGCCCGCAAACACCGTTATCGCTGGCTGGGAGGTTGGCGGAATGAACATCGCTGACGTAACGGCCGGAATGGATTCAAGACTTCAGGCGCTGGAAGCTACTCCACTCATGCTGAAGGCAAAAAATAATGCCGGACTACAGGTCACCCTTAAGCAGGCAGGTGTTACCTATGAAGCCGGGGACTTCCTACAGGCGCTGAAGACGCTGACGGACGGCACGCTGATGGAGCGGGTACAAGCCCGGCGCAGCTGGTCCGGCAGCTGGAATATGGAGATTCAGCTGCAGACTGCGCAGCTCAGAAGTCTGTTGAATCCCGAATGGGAAAAAGCCTCCTTCGGCGTTCCGGTCGATGCGGTCCGGCGGATTACCGGAGATGACCGGGTCGTATATACGCCGGGCACCTCCTCCTACGAGGTGGACTGGCAGGCGCTGGAGCTTGCGATGCAGGCGGCAGTGCCCACCCGGTTGGCTGCTGACGGCAAGCTTCAAGATCAGCAGATTCAGCTGGAGGTTCCCCTTGCCGTCAAGCAGCCGAAGATCACGCTGCAAGCGCTCAAGGATCAGGGCATCGATCGCAAAATTGTCCAGTTCAGCACCTCCCTCGGGGCCAGCGGCCCCGGGCGCAGCTTCAATGTAGAGGCCGCCGCCAAAGCTGTAAACGGTACGGTACTGCCGCCGAATGCGGTTTTTGATTACGGAAAAGCAATCCAGAAGGCCCAGACCGAATACGGCTTCCGCGAAGCCCCGGTCATCGTGAACGGCAAGCTCCAGCCCGGAACGGGCGGGGGGATCTGCCAGGTCTCCAGCACCCTGTATAATGCCGCGCTGCGCTCCGGGCTTGAGATTGTAGAGCGGCGCAACCACTCGCTTCCGGTCAGCTATCTGCCCAAGGGGCAGGACGCCACTTTTGCCGAGGGGTATATTAATTTCCGCTTCCGCAACAACACCGGCAAATATCTGATCATCAAGTCCGAAGTCCAGGGGCGCACGCTAACCATCAAGCTGTTCGGCACGTTCCCGAAGAACGTCACCTATTCCATTGAATCCAGAACCGTCGAGGTGCTGCCCCCCACAGATAAATATGTGAGCGATGCCTCGCTCCCCAAGGGCGGAACCCGGGTACTGCTTGCCGGCAAAACCGGCTATGTAGTTGAAACTTACATTACCCGCCATGTGGATGGTACAGCGGTAGAGAGAAATCTGCTCTCCCGCGATACCTATTACGCCCAGAAACGTGTCATCGCCATCAACCGCGGCGGGATGAGCAAATCCGATCAGCCCGAATCCCCGCGCAGACAGCTGGTCGAGGACGGTGTGAAGGGGCGGTAACGTCCGGTTCGCCGAATCATCTGAAGTATGTACAGCAAGCAGAAACGGCTGTGCCCACCTTGTGACAAGGTCGGTACAGCCGTTATTTTATGAAGCGCTGGATGGAACCTGAAGCCTCTGCTGCTTAGAAAAGGGTATCCGGCGACATATCAATTCTCCAGTAACCGTTAACCTTCTTCAGCTTCACTGTTACTACTTCGGAAGACCCGTTCGCCCCTTCAGCAGGTACAGTCAATTCGAACACTGCCGCCTGTGCAGTCTTGGAGACCATCCGTGCAGTCGCTCTGGTGAAATCAAGCGAGTTGCCCAGATCGGAATTGACCTGTGCCATTCTGCCCTCATGCTCCAGGAACTGTGTCTGTGCATAGAAAGCAGCCGCATTATGCGTGAACCCCTTCTTGATGTAGCTCATTAGCTGCTGCTTCGTGCCCAGATCGCTCGACAGATAGCGGTACTCCTGTGCTTTATAAGTGAACCGCTCCGGGCTGAATACATTGCCTCCCCGGCTGGCATACGTGTATAGCTTCTTGGCATGAACCACCAGCGGAACAACGCTCCGTTCCGTGAGATTGTTAATGGTCGCCGGCCCTTCCTTGCCCGGCGCAGACGCCGCAACCGTTCTTACGCCCTCAATGCTTGCCACCGGTGAAGCCGCAAGCGCTCCGCCCCCTGCAGAGACAAGACCCAGTGATAATGCCAGTGAACCGATCATCCATTTTTTGTTCATCTTGAACGCCTCCTCGTATTCCTGTGTGGTAGCCTGAAGCGTACTTCAGACTAAGCTGCTGCGATAAGTACTGTATAACATTACAATAGCCCGTAAGCTGTAATACCCAAACCACCCGGGGGTATAAACGGGTAATGGGGGAAAAGCGTAAAAAAACTCTGCCCTCCGGGGAAACGGGGGGCAGAGTTGGGAGAGCGGGAGATGCGAAGGATACAGCCTAATCACTAGACTTAGGCACCGTTGCTTCAAAGTATGCGGTAAAGGACACATTTGCTGTTAGGATACTGCCCGGTTTCATTCGGGTAGGGAATTCATAAGGCTTCTGGAAGGAGAAGGAGTCTACAGCAAGGATACGCGGCAGGTCATGTAACTGCTTCAACCATTCGTTAATCTCTGAGTAACTCCCTTGTACAATAGCAGCCATTTTGATTTCTCTCAAGCTGCCCACTGCCTCAGGGCTGATCCCGGTCCAAGGGCTAATTTCATTAGATTCTGTCAGCGAGAATCCGATATCCTTCAGTCTGGCATGTGAGCTGGTTCCAATCCGTTGTAAGGCCAGGATTAGCGCTTCGCTGTCATCTCCTTGAGGAATTCCTGCCAGTAGAGTATCCTCACTTGATTCTGTTCCCTGCTCTTCACTCTTAAGCGCGTTAATCTTATTTGTAAGAATCCCCTTCTCCTGCTCCAGCAAGGAGAACTCACTATCTTGCATAACTATATCGTTATTTACCGGGCGTATGGCGAACATATAGAAGCCAAACAAAATCAGGAACAGAACTAACAATGCCAGCACAATAGCTGAACGGTATTTATTAATTTGTTCCACTGCTGTCCTCCCCTCCTTCTGACGGACTCTGGGCCTGAGCACTTTGTTCCACTACGGGTACCATATTCACCCTGAAGACTGCGGTATATTTTGCAACAGAGTTGCCGGAATTCTCAGTGCCTTCTGTCAGCTTCTGAATGGAAGCCCCCTTGGAAAAAGACATCTCACGTAATGCAGTTAAGTAGACTGTACTATGCTCCATTGCCGTGAAATTCACCGACAGGATAATCTCGCTATGGTACGAATATTTAATATCTCTGATGACTCCGCCATAAGGAAGACTTGCCTCTAATTCATTCATAACAGCAGCAGCATCTGCACGGCTGGCAGACATGGCTTCAATGATAACCGAACGATCCAGCCCCCCGCCTGATGAGTTACGGCCGTTAAGTCCGGCTAACTCTGTCTGGAGCATGCCGTTCTGTTCCTGATAAGCCAATATTTGTTCGCCCCGCTCTGCATATTGTCCTTGAACAGAGGCATACAATACGCCCGAACCGACCACACCCAGAATCCATATTGCGGCTAAAGAGATAGCGATATAAGGAAATACAATCGTCTCACGGTCTTCGCGGGGCAGCAGATTAATGCTCCGGACCTTGCTGTCACGCAAAGCAGCTCCGGCAGCGGTCCTGTAATCATTAAGAGTGTTGTCCGGCTTCGCGCCTTGTGAGAATTGGTCAACGGCAATAGGGGCAATAGCCATCTCTGGAAGCGCGGCTTGAAGCTCCTCCTGTAACTGTACACGCATCTCTGGAGAGCCGGTAATCAGGATCTCTGAGATTCGCGTCGAGCCGTCATGCAGACTGTATTGATAGAAGCTGAGCATCCGGGAAATTTCCGCTGTAATTTCGACAACCTGTTCCGTAGAGAGGTGTTCATGTGACGTAGCCGCAACCTCTGCTTCAGCAAGAAATGGTATGTTCTCTTGTAGATTCACATGCTTCTCTTGCGACAGATCGACCAGATCTATGGTTCTCATGAATACAGGATGACCACTGCGGAACATATAGATATCCAGCAAAGATTGCTCCAGGTGAATCAACATCGTCTCACTGAACTCATGCCCATACCCCGCTACAATACTTCGGGCAAGCGCAGTGGCCGTTACTTCTACCGTCCTCACCCGCAATCCGGCATCCTCCAGAACATCCACATAATCCTGAACTACCTTACGCGGTGCGGCAAAAATGATCAACTGGCTCTGGTTCTCATCCTGTTCGGTAATTACATAATCATACACCGGGTTCTCGAACGGAAGATGAAGCCCGGTTTCAACCTCCAGCTTCACAAGCTGTTCTATCTGCTTCTCGCCCGTACTCGGAATCATCATCTTGCGGACAATCATTTGCGATGGAGGGATCGAAACATCAACTGCGCTGCCACGCATACCCTTTTGTTTGACCCATTGCTTCAACCGGTCCAGCAGAGCCTCCCTATCCGCGATCTGATTCTCTACAATCATTCCTGGGAGCAGAGGGATGAACCGCTTTTTATGAATCTGCTTGTTAGCTTTGAAACTTATATAGCGGATTCCAGTCTGCTCAATGGAGATCCCTGCTGCTTTGTGCCTTAATCCAATCATGCTATATAGTTCCTCCTAACGAATGAGCGCAAGATAACCGCTGATAAGATGTGAGCCGTATGCGAAGGCAAGCAGCGCCCCTGCTGCCAGCCACGGACCAAAGGGAATATGCTGTTTACGCTGGATTCTGCCTGTAAATAGCAAAGTGCCTCCAACCACAGTTCCTAACACACAGGCAAGCAGAAAGGCCAGGATCGTATTAGGGAACCCCAGCACCATACCAAGCAATGCCATCAGCTTCGCATCCCCCATCCCCATACCGCCGAACAAGACTAACAACAACAGAATACCACTGCCTGCGACTGCTCCCAGCAGATGAGAGACTAGCGTACCCTCGGGAAAGAGCAGCACTACTGTAGCTAGTATCGGGAGAAAAAACAGCAATACCTTGTCGGGAATTAACATAAACTTAAGATCAGACACTGTAACAATAACAGCTAGACTTACCAATAAGTATCCAATAATCCCCTTGCCCGTCAGACCGAATTGAAGGTAAATCCCTAGAAACAGCAAGCCTGTCGTCGCCTCACCAAGCATATATAACGGTGAGATCCTGCTCCCGCAGTAGCGGCAGCTCCCTCTGTTCAGCACATAACTTAATACAGGTATCAGATCCCTTGATCTTAGCTGTGTGTTGCAGCTTGGACAGTGAGAGGGCGGGCGCAGAAGAGATTCACCTGCCGGTATACGTAAGGCTACTACATTATAAAAAGAGCCCAGAATCAGGCCGATCAGCGTGATATAACTGGCTACAATACTCGTCATGGTTCAACGGTTCCTGTCTGGTGAATTTTAAAAAAGGAATCGGGAATTCCGATTCCTTGAAAAGTAAGTTATTTTAATTTTGACTCTAGGATTTGCTGCGCAGTAAATTTTTTCTCCACTGGAGTAGTAGAATCATCTCTTAACAAAACTGCATATCCAGAAGAATTATCAGCCAATTTTCCTTCTGAATAGTAAATTATCGAACCACTTACAATATTCTTCTTAGTACTAGGCAATACTAATGGAGTTTCTAAAAAACTCAATCCTTGGAGTCCTGTACCTGCGGCAGATTCGGTTGGAGCGGTACCTATAACTTGAATTGTAGCAGTACCAATCTTTCCATCCAACTCAGTCGTAATATACATACGCGAGGCCTCATAGACTTGACGGGCAGTCGCCAAATCTGCCTTATCTCCTGTATTATTAATTAGTCCGCTAATCATTGGAATAGCTATAACTGCTATAATCCCCATAATCACAATAACCGCCAGCAACTCAATCAGCGTGAACCCTTTTTCCTCTTTTACCGCCTTACCTAACCTCTTTCTCAGTGCCTGTACGAACATTGTAATTCCCCCTCAATAGTGGTGTAATCCTTGAACAGAACCGATCCTCTGCTATTTGACCGGCGTCACCCCTCTCAAATCATTCAGGATATTCCAATTAAATATTGCTGTAGATACTGAACATCGGCAGCATAATAGAGGCTACGATAATTCCAACCACTCCTGCCAAAAAAGCAATAAGCAGCGGCTCCAGCAGCGATTTCAGACGGTCCACTGTATTCTCTACATCCATCTCGTAGAAATCAGCCACCTTGGCGAGCATCTGATCCAGGGCCCCTGTCTCTTCACCAATGGCAATCATTTGTGTAACCAGCGGAGGAAAAACCCAGGCTTTCTTCAAAGGCTCAGACAGCGGCTTGCCTTGCCGGAGTGAGTCACTAGCACTATGGATATATCTGCCTATCACCTTGTTTCCGGCTACATCCTCCACAATCGATAACGATTGAAGAATCGGCACCGAACTGGCATATAGAGAAGAGAAGGTTCGTGTGAATTGCGCAATGGAGCCTTTTTGATTCAGCTTGCCGAATACCGGAATTTTGAGCTTGGCATAATCAAGCGCATAAGCTCCGCGTTCAGTGCGTTTAACTAACTGATAGACAGTAATGAGCAGTACTATTGCCAGCAACCAAATATACCACTGGCCTTGAATGCTTGTACTAAGTGCCAATACCATCTTGGTAATCGCAGGCAGCTCGGCATTCATTGACTCAAACATGCTGACGAACTGAGGCACAATCGCCCATAGAAGGTATACCACTGCCGCGATAGCCATAATTCCAACGGTAATAGGATAGGTAAGTGCTGATTTGATCTTCTCAGTGGTTGTATGCTGCTTCTCGAAATAGACAGCCAACCGCTCAAGCGTCCCTTCCAGATCACCGGTCTCCTCTCCTGCACGAATCATGCTGACAAAGAGCGGCGGAAAGATCTTCTTGTGATCCTGAATCGCCTGTGAGAATGCAGTTCCTCTTAACAGGCTGGAGTTTACATCCAACAAAGCTTTACGCAGAGGCTTGCTCTCTGTCTGTTCTGCTAATATTCGTGTAGCATCCACAATAGAAACACCGGCACGCATCAGCGTGGCGAACTGGCGGCAATAGATAATGAAATGGATGGTCTTGACCGGATTTCCTATGTATATTTCCATAGACAGGATGGTGGTTTTGCGTTCTACGAGCGAGAATACAGTCAGTCCGCGCTTACGAAGCTCCTCCATCGCTATGGACTTATCCGTTGCCGTGAGCTTCCCCTTCAGCTGCTTGCCCGCATGGGTCTTCACCTGATATTCAAACTGCGGCATCAGCTGCCCACCTCCGTGAGATAGGCCTTGGCAGCTTCCGGATGAATAAGTCCATACTGCAATTGTTCACGAATATTCATCTCAAGTGTATGCATCCCGAGTGAGCGCCCGGTCTGCATTACATTTTTGAGCTGGTGGGTCTTATCAGTACGGATCAGATTCGCTACAGCTGGCGTATTAATCAGCAGCTCCGTTGTGCTCAGCCTCCCCCGTCCACCCGCCCTCGGGAAAAGACGCTGTGAGAGAACCGCCAGCAGCACTGAAGCTAACTGGGAACGAATCTGACCTTGCTGGTGGCCTGGAAAAGTATCGATAATCCGGTCAACCGTCTGCGGGGCATCCGTAGTATGCAGCGTAGCCATCACCAGATGGCCGGTCTCCGCAGCCGTAACTGCTGCGGACATCGTCTCCAGATCACGCATCTCACCCACCAGAATTACATCCGGGTCCTGACGCAGCGCAGCCCGTAATCCGCTGGCGAAGCTCCCGGTATCACTTCCCACCTCACGCTGATCAATTAGGCATGTGCCGTGAGAATGTATAAATTCTATAGGGTCCTCAAGCGTCACGATATGCTTACGCTCTGTCCTATTGATATAATTCAGCATGGCGGCAAGTGTGGAGGACTTCCCGCTGCCAGTTGGCCCCGTTACTAATATTAGCCCCTGAGGCTTCATAGCAAGACTGGAAAGTACAGCTGGCAATGATAATTGTTCAAGCGTCGGAATCTCTAATGGAATTGCCCGCGCCGCTATGCTGACTTCCCCTCTTTGCTTATACACGTTAACCCGATACCGCACCCCATTGTCCAAAGGATACGAGAAATCCATTTCCCCAACGCTATGGAAGATTGCACTTTTGTCACTCCCAAGTAAGGTTTCCGCCATACTAAGAGATTCTTCAGGCGCAACGTTCTCCCCATCCAGCGAATGGAGCGCTCCGTCTATCCGGATTACTGGCGGAGAACCTACAGATATATGCAAATCTGAGGCTTTAGAGGTATAGGCCATATGCAGAAGTTGAACAATATCATGTTTGAATAATGGCATTTATACTCCCCCTATCTAATGCGATACAGTCTCACGCATAACTTCCTGTAAGGTTGTAATTCCTTTGGATACTTTGACGAATCCATCCTCTACTAACTGGATCATGCCCTGCTCTCTACCTGCTGCCCGCAGCTCCTCTATGGATGCAGAATCTGTAATAAGCTGCCGCAGATGATCATTGATGGTCAGCACCTCATGAATGGCAATCCGTCCGCGGTATCCTGTATTGTTGCAGTTACCGCAACCTCTGCCCCGATAAATGACCTCGGAAGGCAGGCCATAGCGCCTAAGCATTATCGACTCCTGCTCTGTCGGTTTATGCTCCTCTTTGCAATCCGGGCAGATTTTGCGTACCAGCCGCTGAGCGACTACCCCCAGCAGCGAGGAAGCAATCAAGTAGGGCTCAACGCCCATGTCACGCAATCTGGAAATTGTGCTAATGGCATCATTGGTATGTAATGTGGACAACACCAGATGTCCTGTAAGTGAAGCACGTACAGCAATCTCTGCAGTTTCAGTGTCCCGAATTTCTCCTACCATTACAATATTGGGGTCCTGACGAAGAATGGAGCGTAAGCCTGCGGCGAAGGTTAAGCCGATCGCCGGATTCACATGCACCTGATTCACGCCTTCCAGTTGATATTCCACCGGATCTTCAATCGTAATAATATTTGCATTCTCAGTATTTAATTGGCTCAGGGCGGAATACAAGGTGGTTGATTTCCCGCTGCCGGTTGGACCGGTAATCAGGAGTATACCGTAAGGCTTGCTGATCATATCTCTGAAGGCATCTGCGTTAAGGTCACTGAAGCCCAATGTATCTACAGACTTAACTCCTGTACTTAGGTCCAGGAGACGCAGTACAATCTTCTCACCATGCATGGTCGGCAGCGAAGATACACGTATATCTACCATCTTGTAGTCAAATTGCATTTTAATCCGGCCATCCTGGGGCAAGCGCCGTTCTGCTATATTCAATCGGGCCATAATCTTCAGTCTGGCGGTGATGAAGCCCTGCATTTGCTTGGGAATGATCCGCTCTGTCCGTAAAGTCCCGTCAATCCGGTAACGGATGGAGAGATTATTCTCACCGGGGTCTACATGGATATCTGAAGCCCGCAATGACACTGCCTGCTGAATCATCTGGTTGACCAGCCGCACAATCGGTGAATCCTCATCCGTAATCTCTGTTTCCTCTATCTCTTCCTGTGTTGGAAGCTCGACCATCATCTGGCTCATAGAGTCCCGCATGCCATAGTGACGGGCTATCGCTCTAGTCAACTCGTCCCGGCTGGAGATTGCCGGCTCAATCCGGAATCCTGTACTCATGCGCAAATCTTCAATAGCGAAGTAGTCCAAGGGATCTGCCATTGCCACCATCAGCTTGCTGCCTTCCTTCATGAATGGGAGCACTTGGTAGCGTTTGGCCATACTCTCGGGGATGATCTGTGTGATTGCCGGGTCAATCTGATATTTGAACAGACTTACGTGGGGGATACCTAACTGGAACTCAAGTACCTCTATGAGCTGTTGCTCAGTAATATAGCCTTGGGTTATTAGCAGATCCCCTAACTTCCGTTTGGTTTTTCGTTGCTCTATCAGCGCTTCTTCAAGCTGTTCTTGAGAGATAATCCCATTTTCTACTAGTAAATCCCCCAGCCTCTTCTTCATGATAGCCATATCTGTTTCACTCCAGAGCACTGTATTTTCCAACCAGGTATAAGCCAATCATTTGGTAATCAGCAACGCATAAAAATCATAGTTTTCATAAAATATTTCAAATTTTATAGTTAATTAGTCTCAATTTTATAGGTTTTTATGCACATCTTTTAATTGCCTATCTACTAAATATGTCCTAGAATGTATATAGCATAGAATGGATAATTTTACAATGGAAACCCGCCTAAAACTACGATCTCATACGGCAAAATAGAAGTTTATATGACAAATTTTGTGTTATTAATAATTATTGGGGAGAGATCACGATGGAGGTCTTGAAAAGAAAAAGACTGCTGCTTATGCTTATCCTTCCGTTGACCTTAATCTTGTTTGCTGTCATCTGGAGTATGGTATCAAGGATTGACGCTGATCAGAACAGTTATCCGGTTCGCCTGCTTGAAATCACGGAAGATGGTACAAGCCAGTTAACCTCCTTCAAGACCGAGTTTCCAGATTTCACAGTTGTAACCATGAGTATGAAACGTTTTGTCGCTTTACGCGATGATCTGGATGGGCAGTATGACGGTATATTTATAGGTAAAGGTACCTATAGTCCAGTAACCTTGGGAAACCTCAAGGATAAAGATGTCTCCGTGCGCTCCGCAGCTATGAACACCTCGTTAATTCAGAATGATATTACGCGCCTTCGTGTAGATGATATCAATAAGCTCTTTATTATGAAGGGCTTGTATGTGATTTTTCATGAACAGACTTTCTTAGATCAAGAGAAGCCTGAAGCCAGACAAGGAATCCTTTACGAAGCATTCAATCCCTTGCGCAGAACCTCAGCTTCGAAGAGTAACGTTCTCTTTTTGACTGATTCCGGAATTAAAGATTTTTTCAATAGATTGAAGACTGACAGCTCCAAGCTGAAACAACGCCCCCAACTGCAAATCACGAACAGTGACGAGATCCGCAATTATGTTCCAGCTTCTACAGGAGGTAAGATATATGCTCCCGGAGACAAATTGAAGTTCAACTTCAATGTCAGCAACACGACTGATCTTGCGAATCATCCTATGACCGCCAAGCTGTACATTAACCTTGATAAGTCTATTGCCATGGGCGAGCAGCAGGTTGTTGCATCTGTCAAAGTGAATAAAGCAAATGGTACGCTGGAGTACATTCTCCCACGGACATTCTCAGGACTGTTGTACTGGAAGCTTGAGATTAGTGACCCTACCAGCTTTGCGCAGCTAAAAAGCTATGAACGCGGAAGCATCCGTTACCGGAATGAGAAGACCGTTATACGAGTCCTGCAGATTACACCTCCAGGTTCCAATACAACTCCAATTCATGAGAGCAGTCTAAAAAAATCAATAAACATGAATCAGAACTTTTTAAGCAACGAGGATTACAAGCTGGATATTACTGTAATGAATATAGATGAATTCAATTATTATATTGAAAGCACCTTTGCAAATACACGTGAATATGGCCTTAATGGCGTATATGATATGCTATTGTTCGGATTCCGGGATGAATATTACTCGAAGACAATAATGAAACCCTTATCTATCACAGCAGTAAAGGA is part of the Paenibacillus sp. FSL M7-0420 genome and harbors:
- the pilO gene encoding type 4a pilus biogenesis protein PilO; this translates as MEQINKYRSAIVLALLVLFLILFGFYMFAIRPVNNDIVMQDSEFSLLEQEKGILTNKINALKSEEQGTESSEDTLLAGIPQGDDSEALILALQRIGTSSHARLKDIGFSLTESNEISPWTGISPEAVGSLREIKMAAIVQGSYSEINEWLKQLHDLPRILAVDSFSFQKPYEFPTRMKPGSILTANVSFTAYFEATVPKSSD
- a CDS encoding type II secretion system F family protein, with product MPQFEYQVKTHAGKQLKGKLTATDKSIAMEELRKRGLTVFSLVERKTTILSMEIYIGNPVKTIHFIIYCRQFATLMRAGVSIVDATRILAEQTESKPLRKALLDVNSSLLRGTAFSQAIQDHKKIFPPLFVSMIRAGEETGDLEGTLERLAVYFEKQHTTTEKIKSALTYPITVGIMAIAAVVYLLWAIVPQFVSMFESMNAELPAITKMVLALSTSIQGQWYIWLLAIVLLITVYQLVKRTERGAYALDYAKLKIPVFGKLNQKGSIAQFTRTFSSLYASSVPILQSLSIVEDVAGNKVIGRYIHSASDSLRQGKPLSEPLKKAWVFPPLVTQMIAIGEETGALDQMLAKVADFYEMDVENTVDRLKSLLEPLLIAFLAGVVGIIVASIMLPMFSIYSNI
- a CDS encoding VanW family protein, whose product is MKKIHAALIAGFGLMLAGSLAAGGLHLYGTQPTLPANTVIAGWEVGGMNIADVTAGMDSRLQALEATPLMLKAKNNAGLQVTLKQAGVTYEAGDFLQALKTLTDGTLMERVQARRSWSGSWNMEIQLQTAQLRSLLNPEWEKASFGVPVDAVRRITGDDRVVYTPGTSSYEVDWQALELAMQAAVPTRLAADGKLQDQQIQLEVPLAVKQPKITLQALKDQGIDRKIVQFSTSLGASGPGRSFNVEAAAKAVNGTVLPPNAVFDYGKAIQKAQTEYGFREAPVIVNGKLQPGTGGGICQVSSTLYNAALRSGLEIVERRNHSLPVSYLPKGQDATFAEGYINFRFRNNTGKYLIIKSEVQGRTLTIKLFGTFPKNVTYSIESRTVEVLPPTDKYVSDASLPKGGTRVLLAGKTGYVVETYITRHVDGTAVERNLLSRDTYYAQKRVIAINRGGMSKSDQPESPRRQLVEDGVKGR
- a CDS encoding type II secretion system protein — its product is MFVQALRKRLGKAVKEEKGFTLIELLAVIVIMGIIAVIAIPMISGLINNTGDKADLATARQVYEASRMYITTELDGKIGTATIQVIGTAPTESAAGTGLQGLSFLETPLVLPSTKKNIVSGSIIYYSEGKLADNSSGYAVLLRDDSTTPVEKKFTAQQILESKLK
- a CDS encoding type IV pilus twitching motility protein PilT, translated to MPLFKHDIVQLLHMAYTSKASDLHISVGSPPVIRIDGALHSLDGENVAPEESLSMAETLLGSDKSAIFHSVGEMDFSYPLDNGVRYRVNVYKQRGEVSIAARAIPLEIPTLEQLSLPAVLSSLAMKPQGLILVTGPTGSGKSSTLAAMLNYINRTERKHIVTLEDPIEFIHSHGTCLIDQREVGSDTGSFASGLRAALRQDPDVILVGEMRDLETMSAAVTAAETGHLVMATLHTTDAPQTVDRIIDTFPGHQQGQIRSQLASVLLAVLSQRLFPRAGGRGRLSTTELLINTPAVANLIRTDKTHQLKNVMQTGRSLGMHTLEMNIREQLQYGLIHPEAAKAYLTEVGS
- the pilM gene encoding pilus assembly protein PilM; amino-acid sequence: MIGLRHKAAGISIEQTGIRYISFKANKQIHKKRFIPLLPGMIVENQIADREALLDRLKQWVKQKGMRGSAVDVSIPPSQMIVRKMMIPSTGEKQIEQLVKLEVETGLHLPFENPVYDYVITEQDENQSQLIIFAAPRKVVQDYVDVLEDAGLRVRTVEVTATALARSIVAGYGHEFSETMLIHLEQSLLDIYMFRSGHPVFMRTIDLVDLSQEKHVNLQENIPFLAEAEVAATSHEHLSTEQVVEITAEISRMLSFYQYSLHDGSTRISEILITGSPEMRVQLQEELQAALPEMAIAPIAVDQFSQGAKPDNTLNDYRTAAGAALRDSKVRSINLLPREDRETIVFPYIAISLAAIWILGVVGSGVLYASVQGQYAERGEQILAYQEQNGMLQTELAGLNGRNSSGGGLDRSVIIEAMSASRADAAAVMNELEASLPYGGVIRDIKYSYHSEIILSVNFTAMEHSTVYLTALREMSFSKGASIQKLTEGTENSGNSVAKYTAVFRVNMVPVVEQSAQAQSPSEGGEDSSGTN
- a CDS encoding GspE/PulE family protein produces the protein MAIMKKRLGDLLVENGIISQEQLEEALIEQRKTKRKLGDLLITQGYITEQQLIEVLEFQLGIPHVSLFKYQIDPAITQIIPESMAKRYQVLPFMKEGSKLMVAMADPLDYFAIEDLRMSTGFRIEPAISSRDELTRAIARHYGMRDSMSQMMVELPTQEEIEETEITDEDSPIVRLVNQMIQQAVSLRASDIHVDPGENNLSIRYRIDGTLRTERIIPKQMQGFITARLKIMARLNIAERRLPQDGRIKMQFDYKMVDIRVSSLPTMHGEKIVLRLLDLSTGVKSVDTLGFSDLNADAFRDMISKPYGILLITGPTGSGKSTTLYSALSQLNTENANIITIEDPVEYQLEGVNQVHVNPAIGLTFAAGLRSILRQDPNIVMVGEIRDTETAEIAVRASLTGHLVLSTLHTNDAISTISRLRDMGVEPYLIASSLLGVVAQRLVRKICPDCKEEHKPTEQESIMLRRYGLPSEVIYRGRGCGNCNNTGYRGRIAIHEVLTINDHLRQLITDSASIEELRAAGREQGMIQLVEDGFVKVSKGITTLQEVMRETVSH
- a CDS encoding prepilin peptidase, which gives rise to MTSIVASYITLIGLILGSFYNVVALRIPAGESLLRPPSHCPSCNTQLRSRDLIPVLSYVLNRGSCRYCGSRISPLYMLGEATTGLLFLGIYLQFGLTGKGIIGYLLVSLAVIVTVSDLKFMLIPDKVLLFFLPILATVVLLFPEGTLVSHLLGAVAGSGILLLLVLFGGMGMGDAKLMALLGMVLGFPNTILAFLLACVLGTVVGGTLLFTGRIQRKQHIPFGPWLAAGALLAFAYGSHLISGYLALIR
- a CDS encoding DL-endopeptidase inhibitor IseA family protein, with product MNKKWMIGSLALSLGLVSAGGGALAASPVASIEGVRTVAASAPGKEGPATINNLTERSVVPLVVHAKKLYTYASRGGNVFSPERFTYKAQEYRYLSSDLGTKQQLMSYIKKGFTHNAAAFYAQTQFLEHEGRMAQVNSDLGNSLDFTRATARMVSKTAQAAVFELTVPAEGANGSSEVVTVKLKKVNGYWRIDMSPDTLF